The Agromyces sp. LHK192 genome includes a window with the following:
- a CDS encoding DUF4255 domain-containing protein, producing the protein MIGEIDDAMKRLVREAPGIGKDIEVVLDAPTKDWAARRNAPTVDLFLYDIREDVKRRETGFLEERNEQGIVIARTPAPRYFKLSYLVTAWTQRPDDEHRLLDALMRCFLKYDAVPEPLVVDTLAETGLPAWLSIALPPPEDRAFADVWSSLGGELKPSLDVVITAPITTGVVYQVGPPVKEGVRGEFSGMGTGTGFGGDEQRTGRRPATAATTPPGAKGE; encoded by the coding sequence ATGATCGGCGAGATCGACGATGCCATGAAGCGGCTGGTTCGCGAGGCACCCGGCATCGGCAAGGACATCGAGGTCGTGCTCGACGCGCCGACGAAGGACTGGGCGGCCAGACGCAACGCGCCGACCGTCGACCTGTTCCTCTACGACATCCGCGAGGACGTGAAGCGGCGCGAGACGGGATTCCTCGAGGAGCGCAACGAGCAGGGCATCGTCATCGCACGCACCCCGGCGCCGCGCTACTTCAAGCTCTCGTACCTCGTGACCGCGTGGACGCAGCGCCCTGACGACGAGCACCGGCTGCTCGATGCGCTGATGCGCTGCTTCCTCAAGTACGACGCCGTGCCCGAGCCGCTCGTGGTCGACACGCTCGCCGAGACCGGCCTGCCCGCGTGGCTCTCGATCGCGCTGCCGCCGCCCGAGGACCGGGCGTTCGCCGACGTCTGGTCGTCGCTCGGCGGCGAGCTGAAGCCCTCGCTCGACGTCGTCATCACGGCGCCGATCACCACCGGCGTGGTCTACCAGGTCGGCCCGCCGGTCAAGGAGGGCGTGCGCGGCGAGTTCAGCGGGATGGGAACCGGCACCGGCTTCGGCGGCGACGAACAGCGCACCGGCCGCCGGCCCGCGACCGCGGCGACCACCCCGCCCGGCGCGAAGGGCGAATGA
- a CDS encoding ATP-binding protein — protein sequence MIGDPNLTHLLGRLGVIEDRIRRLVAARHAVDPQPDDPFRGLYLSDELIDRLLGQARGVPDWSDASSRLAECEQGADLAEAAGHRLRLREVAETFGLNDLDVDLLVVGLAADLDPRFERFFGYLNDDVSRRRPSAALAMELCGVGLTSAGDRARLVGGPLITGSLMTLDDADRPLPTRALRVPDRVVGHLLGDDGGDRALDGVLQDSAPIDWGDGGEVARALAAGIRSVYVREHATSSGRAIAADALRSVGLDPIELDLAKIGSDEDGVQIARLVVREARLRRAGLIAGPVAPELPAEVLDALDASPQPTVLVGDAVWDPSRARTHPAVVEARASTTLERVELWRRELGRAGSRLDVASATGQFRLRPEQVRRAARTARTQAALSHDGGITIADLTAGARAENGSALDRLARRVEPAVGWDDLVLPAATLSALREIELRARHREQVLGDWGMRPGGGRGHGVVGLFAGDSGTGKTMSAEVVARELGLDLYVVDLSTVVDKYIGETEKNLDRIFTAAAGTNAVLLFDEADAVFGKRSEVKDAHDRYANVESAYLLQRMETFDGLAVLATNLRANIDEAFTRRLDVIVDFPMPDASQRAALWDRCLGAQVARATDIDFEFLGESFELAGGAIRSAAVTAAYLAAADGGQVGMRHLVLAVEREYRKLGRLVVEREFGRYWSVVSVG from the coding sequence ATGATCGGCGACCCGAACCTCACGCACCTGCTCGGGCGGCTCGGGGTCATCGAGGATCGCATCCGCCGGCTCGTGGCAGCGCGGCACGCGGTCGACCCGCAGCCCGACGACCCGTTCCGCGGCCTGTACCTCAGCGATGAGCTGATCGACCGGCTGCTCGGCCAGGCGCGCGGAGTGCCGGACTGGTCGGATGCGTCGTCGCGTCTGGCCGAGTGCGAGCAGGGCGCCGATCTCGCCGAGGCCGCCGGTCACCGGCTCCGGCTGCGCGAGGTCGCCGAGACGTTCGGCCTGAACGACCTCGACGTGGACCTCCTCGTCGTCGGGCTCGCCGCGGACCTCGACCCCAGGTTCGAACGGTTCTTCGGCTACCTGAACGACGACGTGAGTCGCCGGCGACCGTCGGCGGCGCTCGCGATGGAGCTCTGCGGCGTCGGCCTGACGTCGGCCGGCGATCGGGCGCGACTCGTCGGCGGCCCGCTGATCACCGGCTCCCTGATGACGCTCGACGACGCCGACCGACCGTTGCCGACCCGAGCGCTGCGGGTGCCCGACCGCGTCGTCGGCCACCTGCTCGGCGACGACGGCGGTGACCGCGCACTCGACGGCGTGCTGCAGGACTCGGCCCCGATCGACTGGGGCGACGGCGGCGAGGTCGCCCGGGCGCTCGCCGCGGGGATCCGCTCGGTCTACGTTCGCGAGCATGCGACGAGTTCCGGACGCGCGATCGCGGCCGACGCGCTCCGATCGGTCGGCCTCGACCCGATCGAGCTCGACCTGGCGAAGATCGGCAGTGACGAGGACGGGGTGCAGATCGCGCGGCTGGTCGTGCGCGAGGCACGCCTTCGCCGCGCCGGGCTGATCGCAGGACCGGTCGCGCCCGAACTGCCCGCCGAGGTGCTCGATGCGCTGGATGCCTCGCCGCAGCCGACCGTGCTCGTCGGCGACGCCGTGTGGGACCCGTCGCGGGCGCGCACGCATCCGGCCGTCGTCGAGGCACGGGCGAGCACGACGCTCGAACGAGTCGAGCTGTGGCGTCGCGAACTCGGGCGGGCGGGGTCCCGGCTCGACGTGGCGTCCGCCACCGGCCAGTTCCGGCTGCGCCCGGAGCAGGTGCGTCGCGCCGCGCGGACGGCCCGCACCCAGGCGGCCCTCTCGCACGACGGCGGCATCACGATCGCCGACCTCACCGCGGGCGCCCGCGCCGAGAACGGGTCGGCGCTCGACCGGCTGGCCCGACGCGTCGAGCCCGCGGTCGGCTGGGACGACCTCGTGCTCCCCGCCGCAACCCTCTCGGCCCTCCGCGAGATCGAACTGCGCGCGCGGCACCGCGAGCAGGTGCTCGGCGACTGGGGCATGCGCCCGGGCGGTGGACGCGGGCACGGCGTCGTCGGGCTGTTCGCCGGCGATTCGGGCACCGGCAAGACCATGTCGGCCGAGGTCGTCGCCCGCGAACTCGGCCTCGACCTCTACGTCGTCGACCTCTCGACCGTCGTCGACAAGTACATCGGCGAGACCGAGAAGAACCTCGACCGCATCTTCACCGCGGCGGCCGGCACCAACGCCGTGCTGCTCTTCGACGAGGCCGACGCCGTGTTCGGCAAGCGCAGCGAGGTCAAGGACGCCCACGACCGCTACGCCAACGTGGAGAGCGCCTACCTGCTCCAGCGCATGGAGACCTTCGACGGCCTCGCGGTGCTCGCCACCAACCTGCGCGCCAACATCGACGAGGCGTTCACGAGGCGGCTCGACGTGATCGTCGACTTCCCGATGCCGGATGCCTCGCAGCGCGCGGCGCTCTGGGATCGGTGCCTCGGCGCCCAGGTCGCGCGCGCGACCGACATCGACTTCGAGTTCCTCGGGGAGTCGTTCGAGCTCGCTGGCGGGGCGATCCGCTCCGCCGCGGTCACGGCGGCGTACCTCGCAGCCGCCGACGGCGGGCAGGTCGGCATGCGGCACCTCGTGCTCGCCGTGGAGCGCGAGTACCGCAAGCTCGGGCGCCTCGTCGTCGAGCGCGAGTTCGGCCGCTACTGGTCGGTGGTGTCGGTGGGGTGA